The Deltaproteobacteria bacterium genome includes a region encoding these proteins:
- a CDS encoding PilT/PilU family type 4a pilus ATPase, with the protein MDANTLHKLLAFGIDRGVSDIHFEVGYPPHYRLHGELLGARKVPPLTPADTEAIADILLAGRKKLDYTQPFGEIDVSYSLSGMGRFRASIFRQRSSVGIVMRLIPFTVKTFDELHLPPVLAEIADARRGLVLITGATGNGKSTTIAAMIRYLNETRHAHIITIEDPIEYLFEPGKCMIIQREVGTDTESFADALTAALRQDPDVIMVGEIRDRKTAETCLKAAETGHLVISAIHTPDSVATIQRYVGMFPPEAQDVVRERLGDSLQAVVSLRLLPGKDGRGRIPAVEILRVTRTIRECIRTPGRLGDIPDLIRRGRDLYSMQLFDQHLVDLVNAGVITMEVATYASSNPEEFERSLNII; encoded by the coding sequence ATGGACGCAAACACGCTCCACAAGCTGCTTGCCTTCGGGATCGATCGCGGCGTATCCGACATCCACTTCGAGGTCGGCTATCCTCCGCATTACCGCCTGCACGGCGAGCTGCTCGGCGCCCGCAAAGTTCCTCCGCTCACGCCGGCGGACACAGAGGCGATCGCCGACATCCTGCTCGCCGGGCGCAAGAAGCTCGACTACACGCAGCCGTTCGGCGAAATCGACGTGTCCTACTCGCTGTCGGGCATGGGGCGGTTTCGCGCGTCGATCTTCCGCCAGCGCAGCTCGGTCGGGATCGTGATGCGGCTCATCCCGTTTACGGTCAAGACGTTCGACGAGCTGCATCTGCCGCCGGTGCTCGCCGAAATCGCCGACGCGCGCCGCGGCCTCGTGCTCATCACCGGCGCCACCGGCAACGGCAAGTCGACCACGATCGCGGCGATGATCCGCTACTTGAACGAGACGCGGCACGCACACATCATCACGATCGAGGATCCGATCGAATACCTGTTCGAACCGGGCAAGTGCATGATCATCCAGCGCGAGGTCGGCACGGACACCGAGTCGTTCGCCGACGCGCTCACGGCCGCCCTGCGCCAGGATCCCGACGTCATCATGGTCGGCGAAATCCGCGACCGGAAAACGGCGGAGACCTGCTTGAAAGCGGCCGAGACCGGCCATCTGGTCATCTCGGCGATCCACACGCCCGACTCGGTGGCGACCATTCAGCGCTACGTCGGCATGTTCCCGCCCGAGGCGCAGGATGTCGTCCGCGAGCGGCTCGGAGACAGCCTGCAGGCCGTCGTGTCGTTGCGGCTGCTGCCGGGCAAGGACGGCCGCGGCCGCATCCCGGCGGTCGAAATCTTGCGCGTGACGCGAACCATTCGCGAGTGCATCCGCACGCCCGGCCGGCTCGGCGACATCCCCGACCTCATCCGCCGCGGCCGCGACCTGTACAGCATGCAGCTGTTCGATCAACATCTGGTCGACCTGGTCAACGCGGGCGTCATCACGATGGAGGTCGCGACCTACGCCAGCTCGAACCCGGAGGAGTTCGAGCGCTCGCTCAACATCATCTGA
- a CDS encoding EAL domain-containing protein, protein MSPTQRAGDRGGTGAEDRVRVLAVDDEPINLEMLERSLRRDYEVVTADDPESALELLRTARDRSAEFAVILSDYRMPGMSGAAFLAASMEHMPHAKRVIVTGYAEVDALIDAVNAGQIHYVVKKPWNHNELTRLVGHFVGVYRIERENRRLAAELRAANAALAARGDTLARSLDGAARQLAHAQRDLEILSYKDGLTGLYSHRAFQERLREEIARAKRYRSPVSVVLADIDRFRSINNDVGYQLGDEVLRRIAELMRGDAEDYRLRDSDVVARFGGEEFILILPETAKAGAATKADRLRRRIADTEFPGGLHITMSFGVAAFPDDAHETEDLIAAAQRALRRAKAKGRDQVRVFGDDETTGARFAASDTIERAPASTSASVPAVAAVAADAFPTYHQYLLALTEALELDRALNCLYIDLGQLQRVESEYGVTKHADVLLQVGRALERMRGSLLRHDDIVCRSADGDAYLCFLSAARIVQDDPGEHDLEGIAARVRDALAKELAPTLQDLIHDHPRLAVGYARVLNNTMVRPERLINRLVSEAAESAELLRRRDVHRDKALLQEIILCRRLRAVYQPIVHLGTGDTFGFEALTRGPIKTPLESPTALFSVADEVDLTFELDRECFRNALRGADDLEPIHRLFVNLLPLSFYDSSFVEREVGELLDAAGLTPANVVFEITERLAIENFASFRRALAGYTAMGFGVAIDDVGTRHSNLESVMALRPHFIKISDVLTRGVSRSTVKREMLRSLCRIAEAIDAVVVGEGIETPDDLAVMRELGVHYGQGFLLARPGPAFPRVRTAVRRMVQDLRTAAAPTPAPAADGDGFDDEGDFREDQDEPTLARGSGTHRTPAPSDSPEPSDPVEDDTSPHLV, encoded by the coding sequence ATGTCTCCCACGCAGCGCGCTGGAGACCGCGGGGGGACGGGGGCGGAAGACAGGGTACGTGTGCTCGCGGTCGACGATGAGCCGATCAACCTCGAGATGCTCGAGCGCTCGCTGCGCCGCGACTACGAGGTCGTGACCGCCGACGACCCGGAGTCGGCTCTCGAGCTGTTGCGGACCGCTCGCGACCGGTCCGCCGAGTTCGCGGTGATCCTGTCCGACTACCGCATGCCGGGGATGTCCGGTGCCGCATTCTTGGCGGCGTCGATGGAGCACATGCCCCACGCCAAGCGCGTCATCGTCACCGGCTACGCCGAGGTCGACGCCCTCATCGACGCGGTCAACGCCGGGCAGATCCACTACGTAGTCAAGAAACCGTGGAACCACAACGAGTTGACGCGGCTCGTCGGGCACTTCGTCGGCGTGTACCGGATCGAGCGCGAGAACCGCCGGCTGGCGGCCGAGCTGCGCGCGGCCAACGCCGCTTTGGCCGCGCGCGGTGACACGCTCGCACGCTCCCTCGACGGCGCGGCGCGCCAACTCGCGCACGCGCAGCGCGACCTCGAGATCCTGTCGTACAAGGACGGACTCACCGGCCTGTACAGCCACCGCGCGTTCCAGGAGCGACTGCGCGAGGAGATCGCCCGCGCCAAGCGATACCGGTCCCCGGTGTCGGTCGTCCTCGCCGACATCGACCGGTTCCGCTCGATCAACAACGACGTGGGCTACCAGCTCGGCGACGAAGTGCTCCGTCGCATTGCGGAGTTGATGCGCGGTGATGCGGAGGACTACCGGCTCCGCGACAGCGACGTGGTCGCGCGCTTCGGCGGCGAGGAGTTCATTCTGATCCTGCCGGAGACCGCCAAGGCCGGGGCGGCGACCAAGGCCGACCGGCTGCGCCGACGCATCGCCGACACCGAGTTCCCGGGCGGGCTCCACATCACGATGAGCTTCGGCGTCGCAGCGTTCCCCGACGACGCCCACGAAACCGAAGATCTGATCGCCGCGGCCCAGCGCGCGCTGCGCCGCGCCAAGGCGAAGGGGCGCGACCAGGTGCGGGTGTTCGGCGACGACGAGACGACGGGCGCCCGGTTTGCGGCGAGCGACACGATCGAACGCGCCCCGGCCTCGACGTCCGCGTCGGTGCCAGCCGTCGCGGCGGTCGCAGCCGACGCGTTCCCGACCTACCACCAGTACCTGCTCGCGCTCACCGAGGCACTCGAACTCGACCGCGCGCTCAATTGCCTGTACATCGACCTCGGCCAGCTCCAACGGGTCGAGTCCGAGTACGGCGTCACCAAACACGCCGATGTGTTGCTCCAGGTCGGCCGCGCGCTCGAGCGCATGCGCGGCAGCCTGCTGCGGCACGACGACATCGTGTGCCGCTCTGCCGACGGCGACGCTTACCTTTGCTTTTTGTCGGCCGCCCGGATCGTGCAGGACGATCCGGGCGAACACGACCTCGAGGGAATCGCGGCGCGCGTGCGCGACGCCCTCGCCAAAGAGCTCGCGCCGACGTTGCAAGACCTGATTCACGACCACCCGCGGCTCGCCGTCGGCTATGCGCGCGTGCTCAACAACACGATGGTGCGCCCCGAACGGCTGATCAACAGGCTCGTATCGGAAGCGGCCGAGTCGGCCGAGCTGCTGCGCCGGCGCGACGTCCACCGAGACAAGGCGTTGCTGCAGGAGATCATCTTGTGCCGGCGGCTGCGCGCGGTCTACCAGCCGATCGTCCACCTCGGAACCGGCGACACGTTTGGCTTCGAGGCGCTCACCCGCGGTCCGATCAAGACGCCGCTCGAGTCTCCGACGGCGCTGTTTTCCGTCGCCGACGAGGTCGACCTCACGTTCGAACTCGATCGCGAGTGTTTTCGCAACGCGCTGCGCGGCGCCGACGACCTCGAGCCGATCCATCGGCTGTTCGTGAACCTGCTGCCGCTATCGTTTTACGACTCGAGCTTCGTCGAGCGCGAGGTGGGCGAGCTGCTCGACGCCGCCGGATTGACGCCGGCCAACGTCGTGTTCGAGATCACCGAGCGGCTCGCGATCGAGAACTTCGCGTCGTTCCGCCGGGCGCTCGCGGGCTACACCGCGATGGGGTTCGGCGTCGCGATCGACGACGTCGGCACGCGACACTCGAACCTCGAGTCGGTGATGGCCCTGCGGCCACACTTCATCAAGATCAGTGACGTGCTCACGCGCGGCGTGTCGCGATCGACCGTAAAACGCGAGATGCTGCGGTCGCTGTGTCGCATCGCCGAGGCAATCGACGCCGTGGTCGTCGGCGAGGGCATCGAGACGCCGGACGACCTCGCGGTGATGCGCGAGCTGGGCGTCCATTACGGGCAGGGGTTTCTGCTCGCGCGCCCTGGCCCCGCGTTTCCGCGCGTCCGCACCGCGGTGCGCCGAATGGTGCAGGATCTGCGGACGGCGGCCGCGCCGACCCCCGCGCCCGCCGCCGACGGCGACGGATTTGACGACGAGGGCGACTTCCGCGAGGATCAGGACGAGCCGACCCTCGCGCGCGGGTCGGGCACGCACCGCACGCCCGCGCCATCCGATTCACCCGAGCCGAGCGACCCCGTCGAAGACGACACCTCACCCCACCTCGTGTGA